A part of Streptomyces sp. NBC_00557 genomic DNA contains:
- a CDS encoding DUF5949 family protein: MISTTSETLASRPADLGTIVVLAWSGEAPDGHMPYLLAYSLGDAEGGPEASSLAVRRLLESNGLPVGGDLVDGAAKPGLPISLLVEAGQAVVNMARLKAQCPVPREWLEAVGARGFAYLVFTTRPWPEAVPGRVVDPAALAAFAGAEETLEQAAHLVLPARSLRR; this comes from the coding sequence GTGATCTCAACCACAAGCGAAACGCTTGCCTCCCGCCCCGCCGACCTGGGCACGATCGTCGTGCTGGCCTGGAGCGGAGAAGCTCCCGACGGGCACATGCCCTACCTGCTCGCCTACTCCCTCGGCGACGCCGAGGGAGGCCCGGAGGCCTCCTCTCTCGCGGTCCGCCGGCTGCTGGAGAGCAATGGCCTGCCCGTGGGCGGCGACCTGGTAGACGGTGCCGCGAAGCCCGGGCTGCCGATCAGTCTGCTGGTCGAGGCCGGCCAGGCCGTCGTGAACATGGCGCGGCTCAAGGCCCAGTGCCCGGTGCCGCGGGAATGGCTGGAGGCGGTCGGCGCGCGTGGCTTCGCCTATCTCGTCTTCACCACCCGTCCCTGGCCCGAAGCTGTGCCGGGCAGGGTGGTCGACCCGGCGGCACTGGCCGCCTTCGCGGGTGCTGAGGAGACCCTGGAGCAGGCGGCACACCTGGTCCTGCCGGCGCGGAGCCTGCGCCGCTGA